One window of the Candidatus Zixiibacteriota bacterium genome contains the following:
- a CDS encoding Multi-sensor signal transduction histidine kinase — MKLRNKFLYFVIALHLILTVLAYFLLAYNKFLFFGMQLLVLISAAVSYRLYRNFVRPLEILAAGVDSIRDRDFSCTVTKTGNDELDHLIEVYNRMIEQLRLERLSQQEQNYFLERLINAASIGVVVLDLDKKVSLINPAAEKILGASLPLTAGRPLIDKGGEPFNCLAEMEPGESRIIRFGGIRVYRCHKSQFLDRGFHRQFLLLEELTAEIIGTQRTAYEKVIRAMSHEVNNSVGAINSILNSVLDYEFQLNENDRTDYHEAVSVAIERNRRLGKFVENFADVVRIPPPNKVKYDVHKLLKSIHSLMNENSSARNIEWRLELSPHTLDVEIDVSQMEQALINIFKNATEAIDRNGFIIIRTCPNPKMLSIIDSGRGFDPYISSNLFVPFFTTKKNGQGIGLTLIREILMNHGFAFSLKKNDDDKTEFQIVFGN; from the coding sequence ATGAAACTTCGCAATAAATTTCTTTATTTTGTAATAGCTCTTCATCTGATTCTTACCGTTTTGGCCTATTTCCTGCTGGCATACAATAAATTTCTCTTCTTTGGAATGCAATTGCTCGTCCTTATCAGCGCCGCCGTTTCCTATCGTCTTTATCGCAACTTTGTCAGGCCGCTTGAAATTCTGGCGGCCGGAGTGGATTCGATTCGCGACCGCGATTTCAGTTGCACCGTTACGAAAACAGGAAATGACGAACTGGATCATCTGATTGAAGTTTACAATCGGATGATTGAACAGTTGCGGCTGGAGCGGCTCAGCCAGCAGGAGCAGAATTATTTCCTGGAGCGCCTGATTAATGCGGCCTCAATCGGCGTGGTGGTCCTCGATCTGGACAAGAAGGTCTCCCTTATTAATCCGGCCGCCGAAAAAATACTCGGCGCTTCTCTCCCTTTAACCGCCGGTCGACCTCTTATTGACAAAGGAGGTGAGCCGTTCAATTGCCTGGCGGAAATGGAACCGGGAGAGTCGCGCATCATCCGGTTCGGCGGCATCCGCGTTTATCGCTGCCATAAATCGCAATTTCTGGACCGCGGTTTTCATCGCCAGTTTCTTCTGCTTGAGGAGTTGACGGCGGAGATAATCGGGACACAGCGGACCGCCTATGAGAAAGTCATCCGGGCCATGTCGCATGAAGTCAACAATTCGGTTGGGGCCATAAACTCCATCCTTAATTCCGTCCTCGACTACGAATTTCAGCTGAATGAGAATGATCGCACCGATTATCATGAAGCCGTCAGCGTAGCCATCGAACGAAATCGCCGTCTGGGCAAATTCGTGGAAAATTTTGCCGATGTGGTACGAATCCCGCCGCCGAATAAAGTAAAATATGATGTGCACAAATTACTCAAATCGATCCACTCCCTGATGAATGAGAACAGTTCGGCACGAAATATCGAATGGCGCCTGGAACTTTCTCCTCATACCCTTGATGTCGAAATCGATGTCAGTCAGATGGAACAGGCCTTGATAAATATTTTTAAAAATGCTACCGAAGCCATCGACCGGAACGGGTTCATAATTATCCGCACTTGCCCCAATCCCAAAATGCTTAGCATCATTGATTCCGGTCGGGGTTTTGATCCCTATATTTCATCCAATTTATTTGTTCCCTTTTTTACCACAAAGAAGAATGGTCAGGGCATCGGACTCACCCTGATCCGGGAAATACTGATGAATCACGGATTTGCTTTTAGCCTGAAAAAAAACGATGACGACAAAACGGAATTTCAGATAGTATTTGGGAATTGA
- a CDS encoding Two component, sigma54 specific, transcriptional regulator, Fis family — MILIVDDDNAVRASLNFLLRKSGYETAEAEDPQGALAAIAGKIPSLCILDMNFSRATSGEEGLALLKQIKTDYPDLPVILITAWGSISLAVKGMKLGASDFITKPWNNDFLLASVKTILHLSQQDGSPDTATYDRTGLNQLYNFESIIGSDEKLLEVLRIAGKVSSTDASVLILGESGTGKEIVAEAIHANSRRKNGPFIKVNLGGIHTELFESEMFGHKKGAFTGAIQNRVGRFELAHEGTIFLDEIGDIDAASQVKLLRVLQDRSFEALGTSIPRTADFRLISATNQDLARKVASGQFREDLFYRINLISLYLPPLRERRKDIPLLVQFFADNIKQLYERPELQISPAAMNWLQALPWPGNIRELKNLVERTVLVTTHDSLEIGDFQRHYELSPRQAETITLPAVGTVTLEEMEKSMINRAMQFHQGNISKVARSLGLSRGALYRRLEKYGLPYETSQ, encoded by the coding sequence ATGATATTGATTGTCGATGATGACAATGCTGTCAGAGCTTCTCTTAATTTTCTCTTGAGAAAATCCGGGTATGAGACGGCCGAGGCCGAGGATCCCCAAGGGGCTCTTGCGGCAATCGCCGGTAAAATCCCATCTTTATGCATTCTTGATATGAATTTTTCCCGTGCCACCTCGGGTGAAGAAGGACTGGCGCTTCTGAAACAAATCAAAACGGATTATCCCGATCTGCCGGTAATCCTCATAACCGCCTGGGGTTCAATATCGCTGGCGGTGAAGGGGATGAAACTGGGGGCTTCCGATTTTATCACCAAGCCGTGGAACAATGACTTCCTTCTGGCTTCGGTAAAGACAATTCTGCATCTGTCGCAACAAGATGGTTCGCCGGATACGGCAACGTATGATCGAACCGGACTAAATCAATTATACAATTTTGAAAGTATAATCGGATCGGACGAGAAATTACTGGAAGTATTGAGGATTGCGGGGAAGGTGAGTTCTACCGACGCTTCGGTCCTGATCCTGGGCGAAAGCGGCACCGGAAAAGAAATAGTGGCTGAAGCCATTCACGCCAATAGCCGGCGGAAAAATGGGCCGTTTATAAAAGTCAACCTCGGCGGGATACATACGGAACTATTTGAGAGTGAGATGTTCGGGCATAAGAAAGGGGCTTTCACCGGCGCCATTCAGAATCGTGTCGGACGATTTGAATTGGCTCATGAAGGCACGATATTTCTCGATGAGATTGGTGACATCGATGCCGCCAGTCAGGTGAAACTCCTGCGTGTCCTTCAAGATCGAAGTTTTGAGGCCCTGGGGACAAGTATCCCCCGAACCGCCGATTTTCGCCTGATCAGCGCCACCAATCAAGACCTGGCACGGAAGGTGGCCTCCGGTCAATTTCGGGAGGATCTCTTTTATCGAATAAATCTCATATCTCTATATCTGCCTCCACTGCGGGAACGCCGCAAGGATATCCCCCTCCTGGTGCAGTTTTTTGCCGACAACATCAAGCAGCTTTATGAACGTCCCGAATTGCAGATAAGCCCCGCCGCCATGAATTGGCTTCAAGCCCTGCCCTGGCCCGGAAATATCCGGGAGTTAAAGAACCTCGTCGAAAGGACAGTGCTGGTCACGACGCACGATTCCCTTGAAATCGGAGATTTTCAAAGGCATTATGAATTGTCGCCGCGGCAGGCGGAGACCATTACGCTTCCGGCGGTCGGAACCGTGACTCTGGAAGAGATGGAAAAGTCGATGATTAACAGGGCGATGCAATTTCATCAGGGGAATATCAGCAAAGTGGCCCGCTCCCTGGGGTTGAGCCGAGGCGCTTTGTACCGCCGGCTCGAAAAATACGGTCTTCCCTATGAAACTTCGCAATAA
- a CDS encoding putative Macrolide export ATP-binding/permease protein macB 1/2 (Evidence 3 : Putative function from multiple computational evidences) — MIRQIIKLIWNRKKNMSLLLIEIFMSFIVAFIVCDLLISSIINYTSPLGYNYKNLWDVRFEATKGEPFGKLGAENATKYRLLLSEIKSFPEVRQAGFVIGNIPYGNMRFNNTFGSNGSPIYTGVSYVGDDYLETMQMSLVEGRWFDNQDNGAVVEPIVIDETLKRKIFGDNRAVGEHIEDMAAEEQNKKEVKYNIIGVVTTFRPRGELNEPEGELFMRQLWDDSSSTPYAAMVRVQDGTTAAFELNLQRRLSSLAPDINFRIVPLSEARQDKLLEIGLTILLPLFIAAFLLFNVALGLFGIFWQSISRRRSEIGLRRAMGADSRKIPFQIWGETMALGTFAMLAGIPIVVNLAVLGLSRPFGSGVFFLSIVSAGGLIYLILTVCAVYPSLLAARIQPAEALHDE, encoded by the coding sequence ATGATCCGCCAAATCATAAAACTAATCTGGAACCGGAAGAAAAACATGTCCCTTCTTCTGATAGAAATCTTTATGTCCTTTATTGTCGCCTTCATTGTGTGCGACCTGCTTATTTCGAGCATAATCAATTATACCAGCCCGCTTGGTTATAATTACAAAAATCTCTGGGATGTCCGCTTTGAGGCCACCAAAGGAGAGCCTTTTGGAAAACTCGGCGCGGAAAATGCAACCAAATACCGTCTGCTTCTCAGTGAAATAAAATCATTTCCTGAGGTCCGGCAAGCCGGCTTCGTAATCGGAAACATCCCCTACGGCAACATGCGGTTCAATAATACCTTTGGGTCCAATGGTTCGCCGATATATACCGGAGTCAGCTATGTGGGCGACGATTATCTCGAGACCATGCAAATGTCGTTGGTCGAGGGAAGATGGTTCGACAATCAGGATAACGGCGCCGTCGTGGAACCGATTGTCATAGATGAGACACTAAAAAGGAAAATTTTCGGGGACAACCGGGCGGTTGGAGAACATATCGAGGATATGGCTGCCGAGGAACAAAATAAGAAAGAGGTAAAATATAATATAATTGGCGTTGTCACGACCTTTCGCCCGCGCGGGGAGCTGAATGAACCGGAAGGCGAACTGTTTATGCGCCAGTTGTGGGATGATTCGTCAAGTACTCCCTATGCGGCGATGGTCCGCGTGCAGGATGGCACCACTGCCGCCTTTGAACTCAATCTGCAGCGGCGGTTATCATCGCTGGCCCCCGATATCAATTTTCGAATAGTCCCTCTCTCGGAAGCCCGTCAAGATAAATTACTGGAAATTGGACTCACTATTTTGCTTCCGCTGTTCATCGCCGCTTTCCTGCTGTTCAACGTGGCCCTGGGTCTGTTTGGAATCTTTTGGCAGTCAATTAGCCGTCGCCGAAGCGAAATCGGTCTGAGGCGCGCCATGGGAGCCGATTCCCGAAAAATACCTTTTCAAATCTGGGGCGAAACAATGGCCCTTGGGACATTCGCCATGCTGGCCGGAATTCCGATTGTGGTCAATCTGGCCGTCCTGGGATTGTCCCGACCTTTCGGAAGCGGGGTCTTTTTCTTATCTATTGTATCCGCTGGCGGATTGATATATCTTATTTTAACGGTATGTGCGGTTTATCCCAGTTTGCTGGCGGCTCGGATCCAGCCGGCGGAGGCGCTCCATGATGAGTAG
- a CDS encoding conserved membrane hypothetical protein (Evidence 4 : Unknown function but conserved in other organisms) codes for MLKNYLKIAFKGLIRKKYYTFISLFGIVVTLVVLTISVALMNQMATLGRPGSRLSRCLIVDRLESEFKRGNIISKPSYYMLDRYVRNLKGPEAVSIFSDAHEVIIYSASTRVPLKVRYTDDVFWEIAELPFIGGASYGKESVDKADMVTVITDRAEKQIFGVKPALGEYLETSKGTYRIIGIIPYKEITAPTLNADIYVPITTASGKMNNRELWGAESALVQAANRSQFASIKSEFQNHMDQLIKDFKDEKQLRSFDCFIGTMSESMANMVNQSETAYFAGIVGLILLFMLLPAINLTTINISRIMERYPEIGIRKAFGASSSALMGQFIIENIILTLIGGVLAYLLSGIILILINGSGVVPWGYIRLDTTVFFYCMVVTIFFGVFSGALPSYRMSRLHPAEALKGISR; via the coding sequence ATGTTGAAAAATTATCTTAAGATCGCCTTCAAGGGATTGATAAGGAAAAAATATTATACTTTTATCAGCCTTTTCGGAATAGTCGTCACTCTGGTGGTCCTTACAATTTCCGTCGCTCTAATGAATCAAATGGCTACACTGGGGCGACCGGGATCCCGCCTGAGTCGGTGCCTGATTGTGGACCGTCTGGAATCAGAATTCAAAAGGGGCAACATTATAAGCAAGCCAAGTTATTACATGCTTGACAGGTATGTCCGCAATCTTAAAGGTCCCGAGGCGGTTTCCATTTTTTCCGATGCTCATGAAGTAATCATATATTCTGCAAGTACAAGAGTGCCTTTAAAAGTCAGATACACCGATGACGTCTTCTGGGAAATTGCCGAATTGCCCTTTATCGGAGGTGCTTCGTACGGGAAGGAGTCCGTCGATAAAGCCGATATGGTGACCGTAATTACGGATCGCGCCGAAAAACAGATATTCGGCGTGAAGCCGGCTCTCGGTGAATATCTCGAAACCTCCAAAGGGACCTACCGAATTATCGGAATTATCCCCTATAAAGAAATAACCGCCCCGACGCTTAACGCCGACATCTATGTACCCATTACAACCGCCTCGGGGAAAATGAATAATAGAGAATTATGGGGTGCCGAATCGGCCCTCGTTCAGGCCGCTAATAGATCGCAATTTGCGTCCATAAAAAGTGAATTCCAAAATCATATGGATCAGTTGATTAAAGATTTCAAAGATGAAAAGCAATTGAGATCATTTGATTGTTTCATCGGAACGATGAGTGAGTCGATGGCGAATATGGTGAATCAATCCGAAACGGCCTACTTCGCGGGAATAGTTGGACTAATTCTCCTCTTTATGCTCCTGCCGGCCATAAATCTCACCACCATCAACATAAGCCGTATCATGGAGAGATATCCTGAAATTGGCATACGGAAAGCCTTTGGGGCTTCCTCATCCGCATTAATGGGCCAATTCATCATCGAAAACATAATTCTCACCCTGATCGGGGGCGTACTGGCATATTTATTGTCGGGAATAATTCTCATACTTATAAACGGTAGCGGGGTGGTCCCGTGGGGATACATTCGCCTCGATACCACGGTGTTCTTTTATTGCATGGTTGTCACCATATTCTTCGGTGTCTTTTCTGGAGCCCTGCCGTCGTACCGAATGTCGCGCCTTCATCCCGCCGAAGCGCTGAAAGGAATTAGCCGATGA
- a CDS encoding conserved hypothetical protein (Evidence 4 : Unknown function but conserved in other organisms), with product MINLTQVEKIYRTSSVETLALREINIDVPAGAFFSIMGPSGSGKSTLLNIMGLIDAPTKGDVRVNGKNVVGMNEKELARLRNKMIGFVFQSFHLIADLSVVDNVELPLIYRKMSAGERRRRALEALGKVGLSARVKHFPTQLSGGQCQRVAVARAFVGSPEIILADEPTGNLDSAMSDEIMDILLALNKEDNVTVALVTHNQSIADRTDKIIRLFDGSQVA from the coding sequence ATGATAAATCTGACACAGGTTGAAAAAATCTATCGGACCTCCAGCGTGGAAACATTGGCGCTTCGGGAAATAAACATCGATGTTCCGGCCGGGGCCTTTTTTTCCATCATGGGACCTTCCGGTTCCGGCAAAAGCACTCTCCTCAACATCATGGGGCTGATCGATGCCCCGACCAAAGGGGATGTCCGGGTCAATGGCAAAAATGTTGTCGGGATGAATGAAAAGGAACTGGCCCGTCTGCGCAATAAGATGATCGGTTTTGTCTTCCAGAGTTTTCATTTGATCGCCGATCTCAGCGTCGTTGACAATGTTGAATTACCCCTTATTTATCGCAAGATGTCGGCCGGAGAACGAAGGCGTCGGGCGCTGGAGGCCCTGGGGAAAGTTGGTCTGAGCGCGCGAGTCAAGCACTTTCCGACCCAGCTTTCGGGAGGGCAATGTCAACGGGTGGCCGTCGCCCGGGCTTTTGTCGGCAGTCCCGAAATAATCCTGGCCGATGAGCCGACCGGCAACCTCGATTCGGCCATGAGCGATGAAATAATGGATATTCTTCTCGCGCTGAACAAGGAAGATAATGTCACGGTCGCCCTGGTGACGCATAATCAGTCAATCGCCGATCGTACTGATAAAATAATCCGCCTCTTTGACGGCAGTCAGGTAGCCTAG
- a CDS encoding putative Efflux transporter, RND family, MFP subunit (Evidence 3 : Putative function from multiple computational evidences) yields MDRELPKEVISKRRRRQWIFGAAGPVLILLFIWAMGQLATRSVEWSRIRYSVAEIGAVEATVNASGTIVPEIEQAITAPNNSILRKTLLRPGDIVRTGQSILELERNDLQIEYEKTKEQLELLQYKKTQMESELERKLTELQASKEVKDLEARFEKIQYERTKRLNEIGACSDEELQRATLASEIAERESAVLNLQIDNQRASMDMELQSLVLQIHLQERALNDISRRLTLSNAPSPLDGIVTWVNDSIGFPIREGDVVARVADLSRYKLRGEISSINSGLLAPGQTVRIRIGEKTIDGKIISISPLVRNSLTSFDVRLDTPGDPVLRPNQQTEVFVVTSGARNVLRVSNGPFYEGLHDQTIFVIRGDRAEARKVDIGAANYDWVEIRGDISPGDTVIISDMKKLRETKGLKIKNRYADN; encoded by the coding sequence ATGGATCGAGAATTGCCAAAGGAAGTTATTTCGAAACGGCGCCGGCGCCAATGGATCTTTGGAGCAGCGGGACCTGTCCTAATTCTCCTTTTTATTTGGGCGATGGGACAATTAGCCACCCGGTCCGTGGAATGGTCCCGAATCAGATATTCGGTGGCCGAGATTGGCGCCGTTGAAGCCACTGTCAACGCCTCCGGAACCATAGTCCCCGAAATCGAGCAGGCGATTACCGCACCCAATAACAGCATCCTTCGCAAGACTCTTCTTCGACCCGGTGATATTGTCAGGACCGGACAGTCGATTCTTGAATTGGAGCGGAACGACCTTCAGATCGAATATGAAAAGACCAAAGAGCAATTGGAATTATTACAGTACAAAAAGACGCAGATGGAATCAGAATTGGAACGGAAACTGACGGAGTTGCAGGCGTCTAAAGAAGTCAAGGATCTCGAGGCACGATTCGAAAAGATTCAGTACGAACGAACCAAACGGCTGAATGAAATCGGGGCGTGCAGCGATGAAGAACTGCAAAGGGCCACGCTCGCCTCCGAAATTGCCGAGAGGGAATCGGCGGTCCTGAATCTTCAAATCGACAATCAGCGGGCTTCGATGGATATGGAACTGCAATCTCTGGTACTGCAGATTCATCTCCAGGAAAGAGCCCTGAACGACATCAGCCGTCGCCTGACCCTGTCAAATGCTCCTTCCCCTCTTGACGGCATCGTCACCTGGGTAAACGACTCCATCGGATTTCCCATCAGAGAAGGAGATGTTGTGGCGCGGGTGGCGGATTTAAGCCGCTACAAATTGCGGGGCGAAATATCTTCCATAAATTCGGGCCTTCTGGCGCCGGGTCAAACAGTGCGAATTAGAATCGGCGAAAAAACTATTGACGGCAAAATCATTTCAATTTCTCCATTGGTCCGCAACAGCCTGACTTCTTTTGACGTCCGGCTCGACACGCCCGGTGACCCGGTTCTGCGACCGAATCAGCAAACGGAGGTTTTCGTGGTAACTTCCGGTGCCAGAAATGTCCTAAGGGTCTCAAATGGGCCCTTTTATGAAGGGCTTCACGATCAGACTATATTTGTCATCAGGGGTGACCGGGCTGAAGCCCGAAAAGTCGATATCGGCGCCGCCAATTATGACTGGGTCGAAATCCGGGGGGATATTTCCCCGGGCGATACGGTTATTATCTCGGATATGAAAAAACTCCGCGAGACTAAAGGACTCAAAATAAAAAATCGATATGCTGACAATTAA
- a CDS encoding hypothetical protein (Evidence 5 : Unknown function) has translation MKHIEISIGTKIDKDILDNARIKMYGSRIAKGSYFETAPAPMDLWSSGTCPNSPFYLGDGTISHPVRGMVPNQIFGGRDWRR, from the coding sequence TTGAAACACATAGAAATAAGCATTGGCACAAAAATTGATAAAGATATTCTGGATAATGCAAGGATAAAAATGTATGGATCGAGAATTGCCAAAGGAAGTTATTTCGAAACGGCGCCGGCGCCAATGGATCTTTGGAGCAGCGGGACCTGTCCTAATTCTCCTTTTTATTTGGGCGATGGGACAATTAGCCACCCGGTCCGTGGAATGGTCCCGAATCAGATATTCGGTGGCCGAGATTGGCGCCGTTGA
- a CDS encoding conserved hypothetical protein (Evidence 4 : Unknown function but conserved in other organisms) — MTVDTKSEEIRIGRVAVRFLLEGKSSGGSVAIFEFDVPVGAKVPAAHSHDAYEETIYGLEGVLTWTVNGEKTDIGPGDILCIPRGAVHRFDNIYSQDTKMLAVVTPGILGPDYFRECAEIISAAVSGPPNLVALGEVMRKHGLTPAP; from the coding sequence ATGACCGTTGACACGAAAAGCGAAGAAATCAGAATAGGCCGGGTGGCGGTCCGCTTTCTGCTCGAGGGTAAATCATCCGGAGGTTCGGTCGCCATCTTTGAGTTCGATGTTCCGGTTGGCGCCAAGGTGCCTGCCGCCCATAGCCACGATGCTTATGAAGAGACTATTTACGGACTCGAGGGTGTATTAACATGGACCGTTAATGGTGAGAAAACCGACATTGGGCCCGGCGATATTCTATGTATCCCTCGCGGAGCGGTACATCGTTTCGATAACATCTACTCGCAGGATACGAAAATGCTTGCCGTCGTCACCCCCGGCATTCTCGGGCCCGACTATTTTCGCGAATGTGCAGAGATTATCAGTGCCGCCGTCAGCGGCCCGCCCAATCTTGTCGCGCTCGGCGAAGTGATGCGAAAACACGGTCTGACGCCGGCGCCATAG
- a CDS encoding Carboxyphosphonoenolpyruvate phosphonomutase, with translation MVSGIQKEKAELFLKFHQDEEILVLLNSWDIGSSKLIEASGYKAIATTSMGIAASLGYPDCQVIQLSEMIEAITGIVKGVQVPVTVDIEAGYGNNLDEIIDSVKKIIATGIVGINIEDSIDLNPILIDEMEFCERISALRALSDSMGFHLVINARTDSFYTSSGSLREKLSESIKRGNKYREAGADCIFVQPVWEKETISTLVKEINAPINILSNPAIGKGIPPSARELQDLGVARLSLGSSLMKATLALIKKVADELSEKGTYNILSDALTPLPDAATAYRMAIGLNK, from the coding sequence ATGGTTTCAGGCATTCAAAAAGAAAAGGCCGAACTGTTCTTGAAATTTCATCAAGACGAAGAAATTCTGGTTCTGTTGAACTCCTGGGACATCGGCAGTTCCAAACTGATAGAAGCGAGTGGATACAAAGCAATCGCAACAACGAGTATGGGAATTGCCGCCTCTTTAGGGTATCCCGACTGCCAGGTAATTCAATTATCAGAAATGATTGAAGCCATAACCGGAATCGTAAAGGGAGTACAAGTCCCGGTGACGGTGGATATAGAAGCCGGATATGGTAATAATCTGGATGAAATAATCGATTCCGTCAAAAAGATAATTGCGACGGGAATTGTCGGAATAAACATTGAAGACAGTATTGATTTGAATCCAATATTAATTGATGAGATGGAATTTTGCGAAAGAATATCAGCCCTTCGTGCCTTATCAGATTCAATGGGCTTTCATTTGGTAATTAATGCAAGAACGGATTCGTTTTATACCTCGTCAGGTTCACTGCGAGAAAAATTATCCGAATCTATCAAGCGTGGCAATAAATACCGTGAAGCCGGCGCCGACTGTATATTTGTACAACCTGTATGGGAAAAAGAAACGATTTCAACATTGGTTAAGGAAATTAATGCCCCCATCAATATTCTTTCAAACCCNGCGATCGGGAAAGGAATACCTCCATCTGCCCGCGAACTACAGGATTTAGGCGTGGCCCGTTTAAGTCTCGGTTCGAGTCTAATGAAGGCCACATTGGCTCTAATCAAAAAAGTCGCCGATGAACTGTCCGAGAAAGGAACTTACAATATTTTGTCGGACGCCTTGACACCGCTTCCCGACGCTGCAACAGCTTATAGAATGGCGATAGGGTTGAATAAATGA
- a CDS encoding conserved hypothetical protein (Evidence 4 : Unknown function but conserved in other organisms), which yields MPNKQEAFETKGVTVELLTTVDLGPEIAGMEGRQLRMRKVTIEPGGVFGPIHDHIGRPGTVYILQGTITDHRNGVATDYGPGPGWPEDRNTRHWLENRGTIPAVEVSVDIVRQE from the coding sequence ATGCCCAATAAACAAGAGGCATTTGAAACAAAAGGTGTTACGGTGGAATTACTGACGACGGTCGACCTGGGTCCTGAGATCGCGGGCATGGAAGGGCGCCAACTTCGAATGCGCAAGGTAACAATCGAGCCGGGAGGCGTCTTCGGCCCGATTCACGACCATATAGGCAGACCGGGAACCGTCTACATACTGCAGGGAACGATCACGGACCATCGTAACGGCGTCGCTACGGACTATGGGCCGGGACCGGGGTGGCCCGAGGATAGGAATACCCGGCACTGGCTCGAGAACCGAGGAACGATTCCGGCCGTGGAGGTCTCAGTCGATATAGTCAGGCAAGAGTAA
- a CDS encoding hypothetical protein (Evidence 5 : Unknown function): protein MTDLKGPELTGQELKVRMILDKVYKREIPAARQALEELKAKFSGLESRTDWYKLRIEPLLRHARTLEQLLLSPEFSRETSRLTRGVVMFRSDLVYLRENLRALQLILKSGAVRTGTAGGGQSNRKSKRNHG, encoded by the coding sequence ATGACTGATTTGAAGGGCCCCGAACTAACCGGGCAAGAACTGAAAGTGAGGATGATATTGGACAAAGTGTACAAAAGAGAGATACCGGCCGCGAGACAAGCCCTGGAAGAACTTAAAGCAAAGTTCTCCGGCCTCGAATCAAGGACTGACTGGTACAAACTGCGCATTGAACCGTTATTAAGACACGCGAGAACGCTGGAGCAATTATTGCTGTCGCCGGAGTTCTCCCGAGAGACGTCGCGATTGACACGGGGCGTGGTGATGTTCCGCTCGGACTTGGTTTATCTCAGGGAAAATCTCAGAGCTTTGCAGCTGATTCTCAAATCCGGCGCGGTCCGGACCGGAACAGCCGGTGGCGGGCAGTCGAACCGAAAGTCGAAGCGTAATCATGGCTGA
- a CDS encoding hypothetical protein (Evidence 5 : Unknown function): protein MEFNIITGKPFYGLYAVLAPVARAIVDGPPVIPGLSPGESYGVNEVDAAIEAGFARKAPLKAGSFDPPFSCVSYNY from the coding sequence GTGGAATTTAATATTATCACCGGCAAACCATTTTACGGTTTATACGCAGTTTTGGCGCCGGTTGCGAGAGCAATTGTGGATGGACCTCCGGTTATCCCAGGATTATCTCCAGGCGAGAGTTACGGTGTAAACGAAGTAGATGCTGCTATTGAAGCAGGGTTCGCTCGGAAAGCCCCGTTAAAGGCAGGTTCATTCGATCCGCCTTTTTCATGCGTATCATATAATTATTGA